In Chaetodon trifascialis isolate fChaTrf1 chromosome 8, fChaTrf1.hap1, whole genome shotgun sequence, the DNA window TGGTTTGAATCTTGCTCAAAattaatgtgtaaaatatgacatttaGTTATGAAATTGCTTTGTACCCAAGCCTATCAGGACAAAGTCTTTTTTAAGAGTAATTTTCGTGTTATAAGCAGCCACGGCCTTGATAATATAATGTAACAGCATCTTATGCATATATAGGCGATAACATAGATTTGTGATCAGTTATTCTGATGTTACCTAGCAAGCCTGGGAACCACAGTTTCTTcaaaaagacataaaagcaGATGGCAAGGAGACAGTAAGCTGAGACCACAGTGAAATGAAGTCCAAAGGTGTATAATAAGgtttattttcagtgtctgtAATACAGCAGGACTGTCTAAAGCAGCTATGTAAAACACACCATCCTTCAGTCTGTATATGCAGCCCTATAGATGGGTATAAGTACTTCAAATAAGGGGATCCTGATGCGTGTTCAGCTTTGCAACCTAGAACATTGCTGGGCTTTGAACATATCTTTTAAGCACATCTTTTCAGCCACCTTTGAGTTTTCTCTTAGTTTGTCCTTGTCTTCTTTCTGTAGTCCCAGTGGCACTGCCTTGTCCTCTCTGGACGAGGTCAAGACCTATCTGTTGAGTGATGGCACCTGCAAATGTGGTCTTGAATGTCCACTCATCATCCATAAGGTAAAGCCAGTCAAAATTTGAAATTTGTTCGTGTAGCATGCGTgggcgtgggtgtgtgtgtacacaaggGTCGGCTTGTTTTATGAACAAGAAGATGCAGACATGTTACATCCCCACACGTGTTGTGCTGAATATCTATGACTTTTGAATTTTGTCTAGTTTGTCTATCATGGCTAACCTTTGATTCATAAAAAGTTGAGTGCACAATGATCCGTGTGTGACTATGAATATTATAAGTGTAATATACCCACAGGGATACCCTTAACTGTCCTAAATTTGATGAAATGTTATGCAAAGTGGTCTTTCTGAATTCTGTCTAATCCTCTTTGTTTATCTGGTATCCTGCAGGTTTTCAACTTCACTGTGGGAGTGAAGGTGGAGCAGCACAGCCAGCCATTAGGCAAAGCAGAGCAGGACATGACCAAACTGTGTAACCACCGCAGGAAAGTGGTAGCGATGGCTGCTCTGTGTCGGAGTATGCAGGCCTCACAGCTGCCCTTTGCCAACCTTCATCACCAAGGTTAAATTTTGAAGCATTGAAGCATTCTACTCCTGTACTATACAAATTATCTAAGTAGATGTAGTCTCTCTGTAAAGTATCTCCAGTTCAAGTCTGACAAACTTAAGCAAAATCTGTACTTGTCCCCCCAGATCTTTTGATATTGGGTTTGGGTATGCTGATTGTACAgtcctgagctcatgtagagGGCCTTTAATGGGACTATGGTCACGCAGGCCCTGCAGGATCCAAATGCACTGTAATGTCTGCGTTAATGCTTTGTCAGTGTTCACATGGTGAGATGAATTAGAGATcaaaaatttcatttcatttctgaaagaaTGAGAGGCTGTTATCAGACTCAACCTTGCATGTAAATACTCTGTCTTACTCCAAACCATATGCctcaaaaatacagaaacagatGTTTCCGTTTCGtttctccctcgctctcttgTTCCCACAACATTAGCTATCAGAAACTGGGGTGTGATCCATATCCTTATTTCCATATACACTTCGAGTTCCTGCTGCCTACAGCAAAATCCATAACACAGCTAAATGCGTCTTGTTTTGACTGTGGGAAGGGCCAGACAGATTTTCActtgaaaatatttttgatgGTGTGTGATCAGAAGCATGGATCATCGGGGTGGGCAGGAGTGGGAAGGAGTATCTTTTAGAGAAGGCAGTGATGGTTGGAAATCCTGCGGGAGCAGGTGGGTGGAGGACTGAAAAAACGAGTGCTggtctgtgcagcagctgtcagactccAAGAATTTAAACTAGTGATATTTTAGTAGCTGTAATATACTTCCACACTGGGAACAGAAGACATTCAGCAAAGACCATGATGAGTGGTTTGTGGATACTTTGTTTGCTCAGATGTCTTGCCGTAGTTTATATCCATCAATACATTCAGACACAAGTGCAAAGTCTTACCATGTGCAGCAAGATAGTTCCATCATTGTGGtcctgtggattttttttttctttataagTGTGTTTAGATTTTGACAAGATGTATGTGAACTCCCTTTAATTTCTTTGGCTCTTTTCTCCCATTATCTTCTCTCTTGTTAATGTGCATTCAGTTAAAACAGGTCCACCAtagtgcacatacagtattggGAGTGTTGTGTTAACATTTTGAACATGTGCAGGGTTAGATCTCTAATGGAAGTGGAAGGTTTGTGATTCTTCTGTTTGTGATCGGCAGTATTTCCAAGGCAGACTTAGTATGGCCTCAGGATTGCTCACCTCCTCACCTGTTACCTCAAATATGGCAGGATTTTCATTCTCAGTAATTAGTTTATAGACTGTATACAAGACCTATCACATTGAAGTAACAACAATTTAGTAATCTTGTGTATGTTTTCACTTTCAGATATGAGCAGTGGAGCAGACAGCCGCGATCCAAAGCGAGTACCCATGGAGCGGGAAGAAGAGGATAATGGAATTTACCATCCCAAACTCTATCCAGTTCCAGCTCGACCCCACAGCAACCTCCACCCAAACCCCTGTGCCAGCCCCAAATCCTCCCACCATTTTATCTACCCTTACAATGGGTCTTCCCCTGTCCTTCACATGGGCACAAACTCTCACCATCCTCTAGATGCTTTAAGAAgacttcatcatcctcctcctctccttgtctcctccagctctccctccagctcctcattCCCAGGTTTCAGCACTGCCCAGAAGTCACCCCGCACCCCCACCCCTCAGAACATCAGTCAAGGTCAAAGAACACCCAAATCCCCAGAGACTCCAGGTTCTCCTCGGCTAGGgcccctctcttcacctcctccctcttccccttTGACCataagtggaggaggaagaggagcacagaCTCACACTCATCATCCTCATGGTGTCATTGTGGGAGgctcccccctctctccatctccctccctctctccctctgtccagAACATGAACTGTGTGTCTCCTCACCAGCGGTCCCGCCACCCTTCAGCttctccttcccctctctctgatCAGGGAGGAGgctcaacagcagcaggaggaggactgaTGGGAAGTAACTTGTCTCAGAGGAGGAaatccacctcttcctctccgcactcccctctctctggtggctccccctccccccactTCCCCAAGTACAAGCTTGAAGACATCTTGGAGCAGTTTAAGAACTCAGGCAACAGCAGCACTAATAACCACCACCTCCTTATCCCTACTAACCCCTCCTTACTGACCAACCAAAGCAGTAGCAACCCTCATGCTTTCTCATCAAAGCCCTCAAAGAGTACCACAAGTCCGACTTCCAGCTCAGGACCACCAAGTTTTGAGTTGAACTCTGCAGGACCTTCTAGTTTATCTCTGGGGCCATTCCTGAACCACCACCACAGCCATCAGAGCAAGCTGCCACACCCGACTTCTTTCCCTGCGAGTAGCCTActctctgcagctgccaaaGCTCAGCTGGCTAGTCAGATAACCCAGGGCCAGAGCTCAAATGTGGCCAGCATCCCGGTGAGCTTGCCCTCTTCTCTGGAGGTCTTAAAAGAGGCACAGCAGCAACCGTCATCAAAGGTAACAAACAGCACTTTACATAACAgccaccctccctcctccatcgcTTGTACTAGGCCTCCCAATCCCTCCCTTGCATCGGCCTCCTCCGTCCTCTTTCCTCCATCCCAGTCTCTGGCCCAGTCCCTGGCCTCTTCCTTGCCCCACCTGCCTCCTGCAGCAGATCGTAATGCATCGCACAGGAAGAGGCAAAGGCGATCTCCCACAGTGCTCAGCATGCTAAGAGATACCCAGCAGCTGACTAATGGGCCACGGAAGACCCCACCAGGAGACGCTGTTTCTGCTACTGCTATCaacctttcctcctcttccccttccttcccctcctcctcacactcctcctctACCTCAGCTGTGCAGAACCAGAATGCTGTCATGTTAGAAAACCATCAACATGTTCTCCCAGGGCAGACAGCGAGGCTTCCTGCTCCCCGACAAATAGCACACCTTTCCCGGCCTCCTCGGCAAAATGAGGCTCTGGATTTCACTACACACCTGACACCTACACCTCTTGGCTTGGATCCTCCAACCCAGCCTCTGTCTGCACTGTTACACCTGCTCAGTGTTCAGAATGCACAGGCCACAGCCTCAGCATCCaactcttcttcagctcagccaGGATCTGTGTCTATAGAAGGAGGTGGACACACTAATAAACAAAGCCCCAGACTGTCGCCCTCTTCTTCTGCCCCTCATTCTAATGTCAGGCACCGACAGACTCAGTCACCGTGCCGAGCCAGTAACACTACTCCTTTACCCTCTGTGTCACAGCCGCTTTCTccccctccaccttcctctcagTTCAAATCAGTGCAGTCTCCATCACATCTGCAGTCTACTAAATCCAGTCCTCTACATAGACATTCTCTGTCTTCTACAGTGCTGGCCAACTCAAATTTAGCTttacacaacagcagcagcccttCTCAGCACACGTCCCAGGCTCCCTCAGACAAGCATCAACCAACTGAGAGTAACATTCCTACAATAGACTCTGTTTCCCAGGCACCACTGCAGGAAGCCTCGCCACAGGGCACTGTGGCAAGGGAGGCTGGTGGTAACAGCATTTCGACATCAGTGGACCTGAGTCATTCTCAAGGCAGTGTTTCTGTGGCGATATCCAGCTCCCCGAAGCCTCTTGATCTTAGCAACCATGTCCTGGCCCTTCTTGCAGCATCTTCCACCGTGCCCCAGGGAGAGGGCTGCTCCTCCGACCGTACCACTGATGTTGTGATGTCTTCCCAAGGAAATCCCACTGCAGGTGAGGATATTTTTCAGTCTGAAGTGTGTCTTTAGTCATGAAGATATAACCTTAACTTTTTAATGCATATTGAAATAATATAGTTTGTAGCCCACATAAAATTCGCTCACACATTTTACTCACtcatttattcacattaaaTCAGCATTTACAGATGCTTGTATCTCTTAGGATGGTTTGGGGAAAGTGGTTAAAGTGTTTTCTAATGGTTGCGCCCTTTGGTGTTGGTAGGGTGTTGCTCTTAATCTGTGTGCACATATTTATTGATGTGTTATTGGTAGcatgtatataaaatatatataatatgaaTATAATACTGTTTTGTAGCTTACTATCAGGTGTTCAATGCTCTACCAGAGACAATTACCACAGTTGCGTGAAACATTGCATACTGCACAGCTCCAAACCCTGGTGTAATCTTTGTTTACCGATTGATAAGTTCACCAAAACAGATGTGAATGATTCATTTCTCTCCCACAGGGCCAGAGGAGCCTAGATGTGTAGAGCCAAAGGTCTCCATAGTGACCAAACCGCCACCAGCCACCAGCCCTGGTCCcactctctcctctcgtctcgGGGACAATCACAGTCCTAATACACCTTCAGCTGTGGGTGACTCAACCACTCCCTTACCTCTGGCAGAGG includes these proteins:
- the mbd6 gene encoding proline-rich protein 36 — translated: MMGGSETVSGDKDGVHTTAIHVPIGWQRRVEGGQVIYVSPSGTALSSLDEVKTYLLSDGTCKCGLECPLIIHKVFNFTVGVKVEQHSQPLGKAEQDMTKLCNHRRKVVAMAALCRSMQASQLPFANLHHQDMSSGADSRDPKRVPMEREEEDNGIYHPKLYPVPARPHSNLHPNPCASPKSSHHFIYPYNGSSPVLHMGTNSHHPLDALRRLHHPPPLLVSSSSPSSSSFPGFSTAQKSPRTPTPQNISQGQRTPKSPETPGSPRLGPLSSPPPSSPLTISGGGRGAQTHTHHPHGVIVGGSPLSPSPSLSPSVQNMNCVSPHQRSRHPSASPSPLSDQGGGSTAAGGGLMGSNLSQRRKSTSSSPHSPLSGGSPSPHFPKYKLEDILEQFKNSGNSSTNNHHLLIPTNPSLLTNQSSSNPHAFSSKPSKSTTSPTSSSGPPSFELNSAGPSSLSLGPFLNHHHSHQSKLPHPTSFPASSLLSAAAKAQLASQITQGQSSNVASIPVSLPSSLEVLKEAQQQPSSKVTNSTLHNSHPPSSIACTRPPNPSLASASSVLFPPSQSLAQSLASSLPHLPPAADRNASHRKRQRRSPTVLSMLRDTQQLTNGPRKTPPGDAVSATAINLSSSSPSFPSSSHSSSTSAVQNQNAVMLENHQHVLPGQTARLPAPRQIAHLSRPPRQNEALDFTTHLTPTPLGLDPPTQPLSALLHLLSVQNAQATASASNSSSAQPGSVSIEGGGHTNKQSPRLSPSSSAPHSNVRHRQTQSPCRASNTTPLPSVSQPLSPPPPSSQFKSVQSPSHLQSTKSSPLHRHSLSSTVLANSNLALHNSSSPSQHTSQAPSDKHQPTESNIPTIDSVSQAPLQEASPQGTVAREAGGNSISTSVDLSHSQGSVSVAISSSPKPLDLSNHVLALLAASSTVPQGEGCSSDRTTDVVMSSQGNPTAGPEEPRCVEPKVSIVTKPPPATSPGPTLSSRLGDNHSPNTPSAVGDSTTPLPLAEAFPFMNQEQLLQLLSSTGGLPSLLDPTVLASLPLGGLWLGGQHAQIPPASATPQNLAEQQQSEQQQQHLLIQQQETQQQNQDQQQKQQQINNNPLFPLLPLLSGAQGELPLNLLGLLNPLPAPGSTPTPGQEADLGLTEKPSLQALLMASLLLGQQQAPLLPLSGLGQLSQVSLEVPLQQPQQIPTTLEGLTLDKTSGLLDPSTLPGPGLLEVAQGLLSIPPGAEGSIQALQSLLLPATLPPPPAAFLPLSPALLTAALSSAELNPPPHTHLAPAQQTQHTQPQVSTDAGVDTLIPLSLQGKDNPILQQLLPTLLNPAVLGDLSAIAGLHNMLGIGAGSILLPPVQTSALGMPLLQGPDGAINLLNNIQLNLAPPSEGEKPVSLQETQSPVPQEDIPTSQIACEVVPSPVPAPAPASTQEPSPPPPPQRASEGRSVIDPYTSFMDTIYTSFLQVSAKEQEDRAHLGPSDPTSPFCALPPVSFPMEHHTPSTPVPTLPQASAPVSLSPRRACSLRNPDLSRLNLEAAAHSPAQGTPKPTEDGSTPPLQRKPVMVEGHTHPEPPLPPIYLEEAKTDCTGPAAAVCPYVEAGVDRQGHLPHAGYLSPRDGCSGRPSEETAGTLLHTEQGRDQAGAVGGTRRGRKRKQTLQNVLEDFRDMDATALEETKATTALLKPERSVRGRRRRGARSQRQ